The following DNA comes from Pseudomonas marginalis.
GACCACCAGCAGGCAGAAACCGAAACACAGGCCCAGTACGGTGATCAGCAGCATTTCGTTGCTTTCGAATTTGGCCACGTAGGCCAACAGGCGCGGCACCAGCAAAATACCGATGACCAACGCGACGATCATGAACAGCGAGAGCTTGCCGACCGTGGAGAACACCTCGCCGGAGCTCACCGTACCGCTGACGGCGATGCTCGAGAGCAAGGCGATGATGCCGATGCCAAGGATGTCTTCCACAATCAGCACGCCAAAAATAAGTTGGGCGAAGCGCTGGTTTTTCATCTTCAGGTCATTGAGTGCCTTCACGATGATGGTGGTGGAGGAAATCGCCAGGATCGCGCCGAGGAACAGCGAGTCCATGGTGTTCCAGTCGAACCAGCGGCCAATCTCGTAGCCGATCCAGATCATCAGGATGATTTCCAGGAAGGCCGCGATAAACGCCGTGGCCCCCACCTTGAACAGCTTGCGCAGGCTGAACTCCAGGCCCAGGCAGAACATCAGGAAGATCACCCCCAGTTCGGCGAGGGTCTTGATGGTGTCTTCGTCGTGGATCAGTCCGAACGGCGGGGTGTGCGGGCCAATGATGAAGCCGGCGACGATGTACCCCAGCACCACGGGTTGCTTGAGGCGGTGAAACAGGACGGTGACCACCCCTGCCACCAGCATGATCACAGCCAAGTCCTGGATAAAGCTGATGGCGTGCATGGCGAGGGGCTCCTTGAGGGTACTGGCGCTTTTCCCACTTCCGCACGCGCCTTTGAAAAATCGCAAAATGCGGAAGGAAAAGTCTGCCTTTATCGTAAGAAATGCCCTGAGATGGGCTTTTGAAGGTTAACACCGCGACTTCCGCCGGAAAGCCGGTGCAATATATGGAAACAGATCGGTGAACGCGTGACGGCAAGCCGCCCACCGGCGTCCCGTAAGGGATGGCGCTGCAAAGATCCCAGCACCCGCAGAGGTGCCACCCAACCAATGCCTACAACCCGTGAGTGTGCTATGGAACCCGGAAACGCCCAGCTGTCGATGACGGTATTGATGACCCCTGACATGGCCAACTTCTCAGGCAATGTCCACGGCGGCACCTTGCTCAAGTACCTCGATGAAGTGGCCTACGCCTGCGCGAGCCGTTATGCCGGTCGCTATGTGGTGACGCTGTCGGTGGATCAGGTGATTTTTCGCGAACCGATCCATGTCGGCGAGCTGGTGACATTCCTTGCGTCGGTCAACTACACCGGCAATACGTCGATGGAAGTGGGCATCAAGGTGGTGACCGAGAACATCCGCGAGCGCTCGGTGCGTCATACCAACAGCTGCTTCTTCACCATGGTGGCCGTGGACGACCAGCGTAAACCCGCTGCCGTGCCACCGCTGCAACCCCATAACAGTGAAGACAAGCGCCGGTTCGTGCAGGCCCAGCAGCGCCGGCAGATCCGCCAGGAGCTTGAGAAGCGCTACCAGGAAATCAAGGCTGACGCGCTGTAAGTCCAACCAAAAAATGTGGGAGGTTTGCCCCCCTCTCACATTGGGTTCTGTGTACTTACAGGCTGATCGGCGTCGCCTCGAAACGTACGCGAGGATGGGCGATGCGGTCCTGGGCGCGGACCAGTTCCAGCTCGTAACTGGCGCAGGCCTGGGTTTCCAGCAGCACTTCGTGCACCGCCGCGGCCGTGAACTCAAAAGCCGCCAACAGGCTGTCGCCCAGCAACACCCGCGCCAGGAACAGCCCCGACGTCAGGTCGCCCACGCCCACCGGCTGGCGCGGGAACGCCAGCAGCGGCCGACGCAGGTGCCAGCTGCCCTCGGCAGTTACCAGCAGCATCTCGAAACCATCCGGCAACTTGCCCGGGTAATCCAGGTGCTTGACCAGCACCGCCTTCGGGCCACGGGCCAGCAATGCCTTGGCCATGCCCAGGCAGTCGAACAGCGATTGCGGCTTGCGCCCGGCAAAGCTGTCCAGTTCCAGTTGGTTGGGGCACAGGAAGTCGGCCATGGCCGCCGCTTCATCCAGCAGGAAATCGCTGACGTCCTGCGGCACGATGCAGCCCTTTTCCGGATGGCCCATCACCGGGTCGCACAGGTACAGGGCCTTGGGGTTGATGGCCTTGATGCGCGCCACACCGGTAAGAATCGCGCGGCCCTGATCCGCACTGCCCAGGTAGCCAGACAGAATCGCATCGCAGTTGCCCAGCTCGCCGATGGCGGCAATGCCTTCCACCAGCGCAGGAATCTGCTGCGGCGCCAGCACTTCGCCCGCCCACTGACCATACTGGGTATGGTTGGAGAACTGCACCGTGTTCAGCGGCCAGACGTTCACCCCGACCCTCTGCATGGGGAACACGGCGGCGCTGTTTCCGGCGTGGCCAAAGACCACATGAGACTGGATCGCAAGCAGATGAGGTGTGCGTTTCATGCAGGAGATTTCCGTAAAGCCATTGAAATTCTGGCCGCGCAGTATGCGACTAAACGCAGCCTGTACGACAGACCGACGACACAGTTAAGCTGCTCTCACTTTGTTGGAGTTTTTCGCATGCTGACCCTGGGAAACATCTTCGTGTTGATGCTGCTGGCGACCGGCGCCGCCTGGGTATGGCACAACCACGGCCTGCGAGAGCGGGCGTTGGCGCGGGTCAAGCAGCATTGCGCCAAGCTCGATATCGAATTGCTCGACGGCGCCGTGGCGTTGAAGCGCATCGGTTTTGTGAAGGATGCCAACGGTCGGCGGCGTCTGGCGCGTATCTACAATTTCGAGTTCACCGTCACGGGCGAGACCCGTCACAGCGGGACCATCACGCAATTCGGCGCCCACAGTGCGCAGATCGAACTGGCGCCCTACCCGTTCGAGGTCAAGGAAGCACTGCCCAGCGCCAATGTGATCGAGCTGAGCCAATGGCGCCAGGACCACGCCACCAAGAACCGTCAGTAACGGCAGGCGGCCAGTGCGATCTGCAACGCGGCCACGTCCTGTGGTGCGCTGAAGATCAGTTCGATACGTGAGTCGCGACGCCATTCGCTGGGTTGCCAGGCGAACCGGCTGTTATCCACAGCGTTGGCCGAGATCCACCCATCACCGCTGTGGATAACCAGTTTGGCGCGGCGCCACTCAAGGGATGTCAGCCACAGATGCAGACGCTCGGAATCGAATTGCTGGCTCGGGTGCCAGCGCCAACCGATACTCCAACCGCCCTCCTGGGCCTGGCTCAGGCAAATCGGCACGCTCGGATCACTCCAGATAGCCGGCAATTGAGCCAGCCCCTTGGGCACCACGAAGTTATCCACAGCCGCTTCAGCCTGCGCATTCAAGCCTGGCAGTTTGCCGAGTGGCACGTACGCCTGCTGCGTCCAATAAATGTTCCGATCGGGTAGCTGTCGTTCGACGGCCTCGCGTTGCGCAGCATCCAACCCCTCATCCTTGTTCAACACCAACAGCCCGGAACTGGCCAACGCTTCCTGCTGCGCTGGCGGCAAGGGTTTGCCCGCTGCCAGCGCCTGGGCATCCAGTACCAACACACAGGGCTGAACCGCCAGCACCTGCTGCCACGGCGCTTCGCGCAACTGCTTGAGCAACTGCGCAGGATGCCCCAGGCCCGAGGGTTCGATAAACAACCGATCCGGCTTGGCCTTACGCAGCAACCGGCCCAGGCCTACCTGGAACGGTGCGCCATTCACACAACAAAGGCAGCCACCGGCGACTTCACCCAGGGCAATGCCATCGTCATCCAGGGTCAGCAATGCAGCGTCCAGGCCGATCTGGCCGAACTCGTTGATCAACACCGCCCAGCGCTCGTTGGCCGGACGTTGGGCAAGCAGGTGCTTGATCAGGCTGGTCTTGCCGGCGCCCAAGGGCCCGGCAATCACGTGGGTGGGAATGTTCTGCAGCATGGGTGCCATCGTTCGGACCGTGTAGAGGGTTTGATCCTACGCGGTTACGCGAGCCAATCCAGCGTCAGAATCAATCGGCGCTCATTCGCTTTCAACGCCGGGGAGCGATGGATGAGGCCGTGGTTTTCGTTGCCGTGCCATTTGGTGCCTTTGAGCAGGGCCACTTCACCGCACTGGATCTGTTCGATGCGCTGGCGCGGTTCGGCGTCCGGTTGGCTGAGCTTGCGTCGGTCCATCACCCCTTCGCGCAACCACTGGCTACCGATGCCGGCATAGGTGGTGATCAGCCGTACCGGCACATGGTCAACGTGGAAACGCGGGCACATGGCTTTATCCAGCAGCCGCAGGCGCACACCGATGCGCTTGGCGCCGAGCAGGCACGCAAAGGCGCTGACCAGCCACGACACATCGGCGATAAAACCTTCGTAGCCTTCAAGATCGCGGCAGCTGGACGCCAGACCGCACAGGTTCGGCTCGGCGTCTTCGTTGTTGAGTTCGATCACCAAGGACTCGGCCAACGGCTCATTGAGCGCAACCAGCAAGGCGCCGAACTCGGCGATATGCAACGGCAATTGGCGCTGCCACAGCGCCAGGTTCACGCCGTCTTCGAGAATATCGGACAGCGCCAGCGGGGTTTCACCACGGGTCTGGCGAACCACCTGGCGCAAAGGGATAAGCGGTTCCAGCATCAGGCGGCCTCTTCATACCAGGGACCAAACGGATCAGCCAGCAGGCGCCAACCTTCGACACCCAGGGCCAGTTCTTCATCGGTGAGCAAGCACGCGTCCAACTCGGCACGCATCCGCGCGAAGTCGATGTTTTGTCCGATAAACACCAGTTCCTGACGGCAGTCGCCAGTACTGAGCTGCCAGTTGCCCATGATGGCGGCGACGCTTTCTTCGTCCTGGGGCCATTGGCTTTTCGGCACAAAGCGCCACCAGCGTCCGGCAAACCCATGGCGCATCAAGCCACCGGCCTGGGACCAACTGCCCGCATCCTGATGCTTGCTGGCCAGCCAGAAAAAGCCCTTGGAACGCAGCAATTTGCCGTTGACCCAAGGCCGGTCGATAAAGTCGAAGAAGCGTTGCGGGTGGAAGGGGCGACGTGCGCGATAGGCCGTGGAAGCGATGCCGTACTCTTCGGTTTCCGGCACGTGTTCACCCCGCAACTCCTGCAACCAGCCCGGCGCCTGCGCGGCGCGTTCGAAGTCGAAGCGGCCGGTGTTGAGGATCTTGTGCAGCGGCACTTCGCCCATGACCATCGGGATGATTTCCGCCTGGGCGTTGAGACGTTCAAGGATCGCCATCAGTTCCTCGCGCTCATGGCTGCTGATCAGGTCGATCTTGCTGATCAGGATCACGTCGGCGAATTCGATCTGCTCGATCAACAGGTCGGTGATCGAGCGTTCGTCCTCCTCTCCCAGGGTTTCGCCCCGTGAGGCGAGGCTTTCGGCAGCCTGGTAGTCGAGCAGGAAGTTCATGCCGTCGACCACGGTGACCATGGTGTCCAGGCGCGCGATATCGGCCAGGCTTTGCTCGTTTTCATCACGGAAGGTGAAGGTTTCAGCCACCGGCAACGGCTCGGAGATCCCGGTGGATTCGATCAGCAGGTAATCGAAGCGACCTTCCTTGGCGAGTTTTCCGACTTCTTCGAGCAAGTCTTCACGCAAGGTGCAGCAGATACAGCCGTTGCTCATCTCCACCAGTTTTTCTTCGGAACGGTTGAGGGTGACGTCACGCTGCACCTCGCTGCCGTCGATGTTGATTTCGCTCATGTCGTTGACGATCACCGCCACGCGCAGGTTTTCGCGGTTGCGCAGGACGTAGTTGAGCAGCGTGCTTTTACCGGCGCCGAGAAAGCCGGACAACACGGTAACGGGGAGACGATTGGGCATCAGGTAATCCTCATCAGGGTTGGCCGGTCAAATCGCCCGTTTATGGCGTTCGCGCAGCTCTTCACGTTCTTTGGCTTCGATACACAGGGTGGCGGTGGGGCGCAGCAGCAGGCGTTGCAGGCCGATGGGCTCGCCCGTTTCGCGGCACCAGCCGTATTCGCCGCGGGCCAGCAGTTCGAGGGCGTCGTCGATTTTGTCGAGGAGCTTCTTTTCCCGCTCCAGCAGGCGCAGTTGCCACTGGCGCTGTTCTTCGGCGCTGCCCACATCGGCCGGGTCGCTGTTGGGCTCCTGCTCGCGCAGCACCAGGAATTCGCCCTCGATGCGCGCTTGCAGTTCATGGCGCTGAGTCAGCAACAGTTCGCGGAAAAAGCCCTGCTGGGCTTCATTCATGTAGTCGGCGGGCGGTTGGGCCAGCAGGTCTTGTTCGGTCATGGGGATCGGTTCACGGGCCAGGCTGTGTTTTTATGTTATAGTATAACAATGCAGATAAGCCAATCCCCCTTGCTCGTTACGACGAAGGGCGCAATGCTTGAACACTTCCCAGTCCCGAGACACCCTATGAAATACCTGGTGTGCGCCCTGTTACTGGCAGTCGCGGGGCCTGCCTGTGCCGAAGCGCCAAGCTTGCTGGCCAAGTGCACGCGCAGCGCCAACCTGTTGGCCTGTGTGGACCCCCTGGGCAATGCCTACAGCGTGGCGACGGTGGGCACCACCACGTATTTGCGTGGTTTCGAGGTGATCGGGAAACGTTATTGGGCACAAACCAACAGCCGCTACGGGCAACTGACGTTCTTTACCGGTTTGGCGTCGGATGGAGAAGCATGGGTTGGCTACACGCGGCGCGTGGGCTGGACCACGATCAACCGGTTTTCCAGCTCCGGGGGCGCCACTGCCAAATTCACGTGCAGCCGAATTACCGGCTGTTAGGCCTGGGCATTCTTCTGTTCCTGAACCCAGGCCATGTAGCTGTTCATCGGCGGGTTCTTCTGGAAGTAATTTTTCAGGCCTTCGAACAAGCCATCCGCAACCGCCTGTTGATGGCGCGCCGTCACCAGGCGCTGGGCGTCCTGGGCATTGGAGATAAACCCGGTCTCCACCAGGATCGACGGCACATCCGGTGACTTGAGCACCGCGAACCCCGCCTGTTCCACACGCTTCTGATGCAGGCTGGTGATGCTTTGCAGGCTCCCCAGCACCGAGCTGCCCAGTTGCAGGCTGGAGGCGATGGTGGCGTTCATCGACATATCAAGAATCACCCCGGCCAGCATCGGGTCCTTATCCTTGAGATTGAGCAACGTGGTGGCGCCCAGCAAATCCGCGCCGTTTTCACGCTGGGCCATAAAGCGCGCCGTGGCCGAGGTCGCGCCGCCCTCCGACAGCGCATACACCGAGGCGCCCGAGGCAGTGAGCCGTGGCGCGGCATCGGCATGCACCGAGATGAACATATCGGCCTTGTGCTGACGGGCGATGTCCACGCGCTTGCGCAGCGGCACAAAGAAGTCGTCGTTACGCACCAGTTTCACGTCAAAACCCTTTTCGCGCTTCAAACGCTTGGCCAGCAGTTGGGCGATAGACAACACCACGTCTTTTTCGCGCTGGCCCTTGGACCCGACAGCGCCGGGGTCTTTGCCGCCGTGGCCGGGGTCGACCACCACGATAATGTCGCGCTTGGGGTGCGCCTTGTTCACCGCGGCCACCAAGGGCACCGCCTCAGCCGCGATTTGACGCGGTGCACGGGTGGCGCTGGTCAGGTCCAGCACCAGGCGATGGCCCTGCCCGTCCTGAGGCGGCAATACAAAGCTGTTGAGCTGCATCGGCGCGGCCAGGTCGAGCACGATGCGCGTATCCGCCTTGCCGAAATGCCCCGAGCGAATCGAGGTGATCCCGCTGTTCTTCAGCTCAAGTTGAGAAAAGTCACCACTGAGACCCGCGCCGCTCAGGTCGATGATCAGGCGTTCCGGAGCAGTCAGGGAGAAGGTCTTGTATTGCACTGGGCCGCTAAGGTCGAACACCAGGCGCAGCTTGTCGTCCGAACGCCATAGGCGTGCATTGCGGATCTGGGTCGCGTGGGCGGCGAACGGCAAAGCAAACAAAGGGCTGGCCAGGAGCAGGTTGAGGAGCTGACGTCTGTGCATGACAAATACCGCAAATGGAGGAGTGTCCGTACTCCACATGAGTGAAAAAAGGCCGGGGCAGAAAATTCATCGTCGACTCTATTGTTATACTATAACATGTCGAATTATTTCCAACGATGGACCTGCTTATGAATGCGCTGACTCTGCCGGATATTGCCGCGCAGGCTTCACGCCAAGCCTTACCACTCGACTGGGTGGGCATGTGCGGCATCGCCCTGCCGATCCTCATTGACGGCCAACGCCTGAGCGCCAGCGCCGATGCCGGCGTCAGCCTGGACGATGGCACCGCTCGTGGCATTCATATGTCACGCCTGTACCTGACACTGGAGATGCTCGAACAGCTGCCCGTTACGCCTGCACTTCTGCGCAATGTACTGCAGCGGTTTCTCGACAGTCATGAAGATTTATCTAAGAACGCCTACCTGCGTCTGCACACGAATTTACTGCTGAAACGCCCGGCGCTGGTCAGC
Coding sequences within:
- a CDS encoding N-acetylmuramoyl-L-alanine amidase, whose protein sequence is MHRRQLLNLLLASPLFALPFAAHATQIRNARLWRSDDKLRLVFDLSGPVQYKTFSLTAPERLIIDLSGAGLSGDFSQLELKNSGITSIRSGHFGKADTRIVLDLAAPMQLNSFVLPPQDGQGHRLVLDLTSATRAPRQIAAEAVPLVAAVNKAHPKRDIIVVVDPGHGGKDPGAVGSKGQREKDVVLSIAQLLAKRLKREKGFDVKLVRNDDFFVPLRKRVDIARQHKADMFISVHADAAPRLTASGASVYALSEGGATSATARFMAQRENGADLLGATTLLNLKDKDPMLAGVILDMSMNATIASSLQLGSSVLGSLQSITSLHQKRVEQAGFAVLKSPDVPSILVETGFISNAQDAQRLVTARHQQAVADGLFEGLKNYFQKNPPMNSYMAWVQEQKNAQA
- a CDS encoding DUF1826 domain-containing protein, producing the protein MLEPLIPLRQVVRQTRGETPLALSDILEDGVNLALWQRQLPLHIAEFGALLVALNEPLAESLVIELNNEDAEPNLCGLASSCRDLEGYEGFIADVSWLVSAFACLLGAKRIGVRLRLLDKAMCPRFHVDHVPVRLITTYAGIGSQWLREGVMDRRKLSQPDAEPRQRIEQIQCGEVALLKGTKWHGNENHGLIHRSPALKANERRLILTLDWLA
- a CDS encoding glutamine synthetase, which gives rise to MKYLVCALLLAVAGPACAEAPSLLAKCTRSANLLACVDPLGNAYSVATVGTTTYLRGFEVIGKRYWAQTNSRYGQLTFFTGLASDGEAWVGYTRRVGWTTINRFSSSGGATAKFTCSRITGC
- a CDS encoding DUF3301 domain-containing protein, producing MLTLGNIFVLMLLATGAAWVWHNHGLRERALARVKQHCAKLDIELLDGAVALKRIGFVKDANGRRRLARIYNFEFTVTGETRHSGTITQFGAHSAQIELAPYPFEVKEALPSANVIELSQWRQDHATKNRQ
- the dksA gene encoding RNA polymerase-binding protein DksA; its protein translation is MTEQDLLAQPPADYMNEAQQGFFRELLLTQRHELQARIEGEFLVLREQEPNSDPADVGSAEEQRQWQLRLLEREKKLLDKIDDALELLARGEYGWCRETGEPIGLQRLLLRPTATLCIEAKEREELRERHKRAI
- the zigA gene encoding zinc metallochaperone GTPase ZigA, giving the protein MPNRLPVTVLSGFLGAGKSTLLNYVLRNRENLRVAVIVNDMSEINIDGSEVQRDVTLNRSEEKLVEMSNGCICCTLREDLLEEVGKLAKEGRFDYLLIESTGISEPLPVAETFTFRDENEQSLADIARLDTMVTVVDGMNFLLDYQAAESLASRGETLGEEDERSITDLLIEQIEFADVILISKIDLISSHEREELMAILERLNAQAEIIPMVMGEVPLHKILNTGRFDFERAAQAPGWLQELRGEHVPETEEYGIASTAYRARRPFHPQRFFDFIDRPWVNGKLLRSKGFFWLASKHQDAGSWSQAGGLMRHGFAGRWWRFVPKSQWPQDEESVAAIMGNWQLSTGDCRQELVFIGQNIDFARMRAELDACLLTDEELALGVEGWRLLADPFGPWYEEAA
- a CDS encoding acyl-CoA thioesterase; translation: MEPGNAQLSMTVLMTPDMANFSGNVHGGTLLKYLDEVAYACASRYAGRYVVTLSVDQVIFREPIHVGELVTFLASVNYTGNTSMEVGIKVVTENIRERSVRHTNSCFFTMVAVDDQRKPAAVPPLQPHNSEDKRRFVQAQQRRQIRQELEKRYQEIKADAL
- the pdxY gene encoding pyridoxal kinase PdxY, with protein sequence MKRTPHLLAIQSHVVFGHAGNSAAVFPMQRVGVNVWPLNTVQFSNHTQYGQWAGEVLAPQQIPALVEGIAAIGELGNCDAILSGYLGSADQGRAILTGVARIKAINPKALYLCDPVMGHPEKGCIVPQDVSDFLLDEAAAMADFLCPNQLELDSFAGRKPQSLFDCLGMAKALLARGPKAVLVKHLDYPGKLPDGFEMLLVTAEGSWHLRRPLLAFPRQPVGVGDLTSGLFLARVLLGDSLLAAFEFTAAAVHEVLLETQACASYELELVRAQDRIAHPRVRFEATPISL
- a CDS encoding CobW family GTP-binding protein codes for the protein MLQNIPTHVIAGPLGAGKTSLIKHLLAQRPANERWAVLINEFGQIGLDAALLTLDDDGIALGEVAGGCLCCVNGAPFQVGLGRLLRKAKPDRLFIEPSGLGHPAQLLKQLREAPWQQVLAVQPCVLVLDAQALAAGKPLPPAQQEALASSGLLVLNKDEGLDAAQREAVERQLPDRNIYWTQQAYVPLGKLPGLNAQAEAAVDNFVVPKGLAQLPAIWSDPSVPICLSQAQEGGWSIGWRWHPSQQFDSERLHLWLTSLEWRRAKLVIHSGDGWISANAVDNSRFAWQPSEWRRDSRIELIFSAPQDVAALQIALAACRY